The genomic DNA GGTCCGGCCCGACCACGCCGCGCTCCGGGCTGTGCCAGCGCACCAGCGCCTCGGCGCCGACGATGCGCCCCGTGCGCAGGTCCACCTTGGGCTGGTAGCCGAGCGCCATCTCGCGGTTGCGGATGGCGCGATTCAGGCTGGCCTCCAGCAGCAAGTGCTGGTGCACCACGCGGCTCAGGTCCTCCGAGTAGAACTGCACGTTGTTCTTGCCCATGGTCTTGGCGTGGTACATGGCGGCGTCGGCCGCGCGCATGATGCGGTCGACCGTGTCGCCGTCGCGCGGGAACATGGCGACACCGAAGCTGCCGCCGGCGATCAGTTCGCGCCCGTCCAGCAGGATCGGCCGGTCGACGCTGTGACGCAGCCGCTCCAGCAGGTCCGCCACCACCGTTTCGCCGGGCGGTTCGACGATCAGGAGCACGAACTCGTCGCCACCCAGGCGCGCCACCGTGTCGTGCTCGCGCACGCCGACGCGCAGGCGCCCGGCGATTTCGCGCAGCACGGCGTCGCCGGCGTCATGGCCGAAGGTATCGTTGATGTGCTTGAAGTTGTCCAGGTCGACGAAGGCCAGCGCCCCGCCCGGGCCGCCACGCGCCGTCGCCTCGAGCGCCTGCTTCAGGCGTTCCTGCAGCAAGGTGCGGTTGGCCAGGCCCGTCAGCGCGTCATGGTGGGCCATGTGGTGCAGCCGGCGTTCGTACTGGCGCGATTGCGTGACGTCGTTCAGCACCGCCACGAAGTGCGTCACGTTGCCGTCGATATTGATGACGGGGTCGATGCGCAGGTCGTTCCAGAAGATCTCGCCGGACTTGCGGATGTTGCGCAGCACCGCGTGCACGCTGCTCTTGGTGTGCAAGGCGGCGCGGATGCGCGCGTGCTCGTGCATGTCGCAGCCTTCCAGGCGCATGAAGCGGGGATCGCGACCCTTGATCTCGGCCAGCGTATAGCCCGTCATCTGCTCGAACGCGGGATTGACGTATTCGATCAGGTTCTTGCCGTGCGCGCAGCAGGTGATGATGATCGCATTCACGCTGGAAAACATGGCCCGCTCGCTGACGCGCAGGCCCTGTTCCGTCTTCTTGCGGGCCGAGATGTCGAGGCCCGTGCCGAACACGCAGGGCACGTTGCCCAGGCGCGTGCGGGCGCAATTGAACAGGCAGGTGGTGCGCTTGCCGTGCTTGCCGACGAATTCCGCCTCGTGCGAGGAACTGCCTTGCTCGAACGCGGCCAGGATCTTGTCGCGC from Pseudoduganella armeniaca includes the following:
- a CDS encoding sensor domain-containing protein, whose protein sequence is MSLAPLPLAVLVADAAGTVVSWNKAFEKLAGFGAEAVRGRDLAGFVEFDETVTLFSPSVAQANLAGRLLCADGRRLPVRLTVAPQSLDTEEPGKYSVIVLPLAGHAAPRNALLQDFPVAELIENLPCVFYVIDQSGHLLLWNRQLEQVLERPGEELPSTDVGTFFDEHERALVRDKILAAFEQGSSSHEAEFVGKHGKRTTCLFNCARTRLGNVPCVFGTGLDISARKKTEQGLRVSERAMFSSVNAIIITCCAHGKNLIEYVNPAFEQMTGYTLAEIKGRDPRFMRLEGCDMHEHARIRAALHTKSSVHAVLRNIRKSGEIFWNDLRIDPVINIDGNVTHFVAVLNDVTQSRQYERRLHHMAHHDALTGLANRTLLQERLKQALEATARGGPGGALAFVDLDNFKHINDTFGHDAGDAVLREIAGRLRVGVREHDTVARLGGDEFVLLIVEPPGETVVADLLERLRHSVDRPILLDGRELIAGGSFGVAMFPRDGDTVDRIMRAADAAMYHAKTMGKNNVQFYSEDLSRVVHQHLLLEASLNRAIRNREMALGYQPKVDLRTGRIVGAEALVRWHSPERGVVGPDQFIPIAEQTGLIVPLGDWVIAEACNTLRALTAQGVEDFVISVNLSARQLRQRRFVEHLEATLREYSILPNALELEVTESQLMDNPAAALEVLARLKSLGVRLSIDDFGTGYSSLSYLQKFPVDVIKIDRSFLGDVAGDGNAVIARTIIALGHNLKLEVIAEGVETQEQLAFLRDHECDQMQGYYFSPALPPERLSSMVCSGVRMAV